One window of Myxococcus xanthus genomic DNA carries:
- a CDS encoding CBS domain-containing protein: MRKVQDVMTKDVTVINAKDSLKDAALKMRELSVGPLPVCDGDRLMGIITDRDIVVRAVSQGKDPNSTTVAEAMTGQLEYAFDDEDISVVAEKMKEKKVRRILALDRDKKLVGIVAMGDLLEALAEEDVGETLESISEAPPPAAH, encoded by the coding sequence ATGCGGAAGGTACAAGACGTGATGACGAAGGACGTCACGGTCATCAACGCGAAGGATTCATTGAAGGACGCCGCGTTGAAGATGCGCGAGCTGAGCGTGGGCCCGCTGCCCGTGTGTGATGGTGACCGGCTGATGGGCATCATCACCGACCGCGACATCGTGGTGCGTGCGGTGTCCCAGGGAAAGGACCCCAACAGCACGACGGTGGCGGAGGCGATGACGGGGCAGCTCGAATACGCCTTCGATGACGAGGACATCTCCGTGGTGGCGGAGAAGATGAAGGAGAAGAAGGTCCGCCGCATCCTCGCGCTCGACCGGGACAAGAAGCTGGTGGGGATTGTCGCGATGGGCGACTTGCTGGAGGCGCTGGCGGAGGAGGACGTCGGCGAGACCCTGGAGAGCATCTCCGAGGCCCCTCCCCCCGCTGCGCACTGA
- a CDS encoding HEAT repeat domain-containing protein has product MSPRLKSLVLLLAVLTAAALWRAGQETQTPASPETPPAVSPSLDDEALTPAPEENLPGVKGRERVLVVGHRLRYTFDLDLRTHTENRAGARESLHTGWSGLFELTYLGAEGEQHLFSGHLVPTRVAVESGETLAPGDAAMQALRGMFERPVYVGQDVRGRVMAVHFDAAQDATARRLVRLLLASTQFVAEDGPRWSTEEPDSRGDLEAVYRAGGSANTYVKTKRRYLRAGSAVLPRLQGHLDFTLFADGHVKEATGSDVVELGGGSTGLPRIREEARVALTNVGVDYRLSSLRPFEATRTTLRSERLTDSADMEGASLEARDRQLVKGVKLDDLLRALAKREDLDTARLRLTALFRQNLAEVERAVALIRQGSADAVRSEQILEALASAGTPEAQRALVSVLEGERVRPKTRAHAARAAGRMERPSLLLGDALERVMDGTRDAGVRNAAALSMGALSKTLEVAEPGRSQALVEGIVRRCRTGALEPEVCLDALARAGAPVGLAYVKSALVHPEADVRGAATKALSAIPGAAVDALLDQVMLDDPSPRVRALAVKAVSQRVTGAHLEVLARVLRSERSERVRIEVVRLLGHLQAVEAPAAALLRDVAANDGSANVRALAASLLGE; this is encoded by the coding sequence GTGAGCCCGCGCCTGAAGAGCCTGGTCCTTCTGCTCGCCGTGCTCACGGCAGCCGCGCTGTGGCGTGCGGGCCAGGAGACACAGACGCCGGCTTCTCCTGAGACACCGCCGGCTGTCTCACCGTCCTTGGATGATGAAGCCCTCACACCGGCTCCCGAGGAAAACCTTCCAGGCGTGAAGGGGCGGGAGCGGGTGCTCGTCGTGGGCCACCGGCTTCGTTACACGTTCGACCTGGACCTCCGGACCCACACGGAGAATCGGGCCGGCGCGCGCGAGTCCCTGCACACCGGATGGAGCGGCCTGTTCGAGCTCACCTACCTGGGCGCGGAGGGTGAACAGCACCTGTTCTCCGGCCACCTCGTGCCCACGCGGGTGGCCGTGGAATCCGGTGAGACGCTGGCGCCCGGTGACGCAGCGATGCAGGCGCTCCGGGGCATGTTCGAGCGGCCGGTGTACGTGGGCCAGGACGTGCGGGGCCGGGTGATGGCCGTGCACTTCGATGCGGCGCAGGACGCGACGGCGCGGCGGCTCGTGCGCCTGCTGCTCGCGTCGACGCAGTTCGTGGCGGAGGACGGCCCCCGCTGGAGCACCGAGGAGCCGGACTCGCGCGGTGACCTCGAAGCCGTGTACCGCGCGGGTGGCAGCGCGAACACCTACGTGAAGACGAAGCGGCGCTACCTGCGCGCTGGCTCGGCGGTGCTTCCACGGCTGCAAGGGCACCTGGACTTCACCCTGTTCGCGGATGGGCACGTGAAGGAAGCGACGGGCTCGGACGTGGTGGAGTTGGGCGGAGGCAGCACGGGGCTCCCTCGCATCCGCGAGGAGGCGAGGGTCGCGTTGACCAACGTGGGCGTGGACTACCGGCTTTCGTCGCTGAGGCCGTTTGAGGCCACGCGGACGACGTTGCGGTCGGAGCGGCTCACGGATTCGGCCGACATGGAGGGGGCTTCGCTGGAGGCGCGGGACAGGCAGCTCGTGAAGGGGGTGAAGCTGGATGACTTGCTGCGGGCACTGGCGAAGCGCGAGGACCTGGACACCGCGCGGCTGCGACTGACGGCCTTGTTCCGACAGAATCTGGCGGAAGTGGAACGAGCCGTGGCGCTGATTCGTCAGGGCTCCGCGGACGCGGTGCGCTCCGAGCAGATACTGGAGGCGCTGGCCAGCGCGGGGACGCCAGAGGCGCAGCGGGCGCTGGTGTCCGTGTTGGAGGGAGAACGGGTCCGGCCGAAGACCCGGGCCCACGCGGCACGGGCAGCGGGACGGATGGAACGGCCTTCGCTGCTGCTCGGTGATGCACTGGAGCGCGTGATGGATGGGACGCGGGACGCGGGGGTGAGGAACGCGGCGGCGCTGTCGATGGGGGCGCTGTCGAAGACGTTGGAGGTGGCGGAGCCGGGCCGGAGCCAGGCGCTGGTGGAGGGAATCGTGAGGCGCTGCCGCACGGGTGCTTTGGAGCCCGAGGTCTGTCTGGATGCCCTGGCCCGGGCAGGTGCTCCGGTGGGATTGGCCTACGTGAAGTCGGCGCTCGTGCATCCGGAGGCGGATGTTCGGGGCGCGGCGACGAAGGCACTGAGTGCCATTCCTGGCGCGGCGGTGGATGCATTGTTGGACCAGGTGATGCTCGACGACCCGAGCCCGCGGGTTCGTGCGCTCGCGGTGAAGGCTGTCTCTCAACGGGTCACTGGCGCCCACTTGGAAGTACTGGCCCGGGTGCTGCGCTCCGAGCGGAGTGAGCGCGTCCGCATCGAAGTGGTGCGGCTGCTGGGCCACCTGCAAGCCGTGGAGGCTCCCGCTGCGGCCCTGCTTCGCGATGTGGCCGCGAACGATGGGTCCGCGAACGTACGCGCGCTGGCGGCGTCACTGCTCGGCGAATAG
- the dnaA gene encoding chromosomal replication initiator protein DnaA produces MNALAQAATPLPSAGILWARMLDAIRQEKFDYALRWLERMRPLEVRDGALVMGVPDRFFRDWVDDHYRPMLDVQLARMGEGLTSIAYEVVEGLEPDPHFPPTPSVKASATRPGRLNARFTFDTFVVADSNQLPAAAAQAVADKPGHHYNPLYIYGGTGLGKTHLLQAVGNLIWERDPSQRVVFLSSEQFTNEYVESVREHRMGDFRRKFREECDVLLLDDIQFLGKREETQKEFFYTFNTLYEMNKAIVLTSDTVPAEIPGLEDRLRSRFAMGLMTDIREPTYETRVAILQKKAVAEGLDLPDSVAHFIAKHIQKNVRELEGALVKLSAVHSLTRQPVTEDFASQVLRDILPAHSAVDVEAIQREVARFYKVTVESLKEDRRHKALAHARQVAMYLSRKLTKSSFPEIAARFSKDHSTVISAVRKVEGLRVTDATVQRELAELELKLGNP; encoded by the coding sequence GTGAACGCCCTCGCCCAAGCCGCTACCCCCCTCCCAAGTGCTGGAATTCTCTGGGCTCGGATGCTGGATGCCATCCGCCAGGAGAAGTTCGACTACGCGCTGAGATGGCTGGAGCGGATGCGCCCGCTGGAGGTGCGTGACGGTGCCCTGGTGATGGGCGTTCCGGACCGCTTCTTCCGCGACTGGGTGGATGACCACTACCGCCCCATGCTGGATGTCCAGCTCGCACGGATGGGGGAGGGCCTGACCTCCATCGCCTATGAGGTAGTGGAGGGCCTGGAGCCGGACCCGCATTTTCCACCCACACCCTCAGTCAAGGCGAGCGCCACGCGTCCGGGCCGGCTGAACGCGCGCTTCACCTTCGACACCTTCGTGGTGGCGGACAGCAACCAGCTCCCGGCCGCCGCGGCGCAGGCCGTGGCCGACAAGCCGGGCCACCACTACAACCCGCTCTACATCTACGGCGGCACGGGTCTGGGCAAGACGCACCTGCTCCAGGCAGTGGGCAACCTCATCTGGGAGCGAGATCCATCCCAGCGCGTGGTGTTCCTCTCCAGCGAGCAGTTCACCAACGAGTACGTGGAGAGCGTCCGCGAGCACCGCATGGGGGACTTCCGCCGGAAGTTCCGTGAGGAGTGCGACGTGCTCCTCCTCGACGACATCCAGTTCCTCGGCAAGCGTGAGGAGACGCAGAAGGAGTTCTTCTACACCTTCAACACGCTCTACGAGATGAACAAGGCCATCGTCCTCACCAGCGACACCGTGCCCGCGGAGATTCCGGGCCTGGAGGACCGGCTGCGCAGCCGCTTCGCCATGGGGCTGATGACGGACATCCGCGAGCCCACCTACGAGACGCGGGTGGCCATCCTCCAGAAGAAGGCCGTGGCCGAAGGTCTGGACCTGCCGGACTCGGTGGCGCACTTCATCGCCAAGCACATCCAGAAGAACGTGCGCGAGTTGGAAGGCGCGCTGGTGAAGCTGTCCGCGGTGCACAGCCTGACGCGCCAGCCCGTGACGGAGGACTTCGCGTCCCAGGTGCTGCGCGACATCCTCCCCGCCCACAGCGCGGTGGACGTGGAGGCCATCCAGCGCGAGGTGGCCCGCTTCTACAAAGTCACGGTGGAGTCGCTGAAGGAAGACCGCCGGCACAAGGCCCTGGCCCATGCGCGCCAGGTGGCCATGTACCTCAGCCGCAAGCTGACGAAGAGCTCCTTCCCGGAAATCGCCGCGCGCTTCAGCAAGGACCACTCCACCGTCATCTCCGCGGTTCGCAAGGTGGAAGGCCTCCGCGTGACGGATGCCACCGTGCAGCGTGAGTTGGCGGAGCTGGAATTGAAGCTCGGCAATCCCTGA
- a CDS encoding HEAT repeat domain-containing protein encodes MNARKVITGGALLALLLLGAAWLFHTQAPVTGAPPAATPLRVHFPVGERRTYRMDYTARTEVRLAGSQQKPTAMGGRAHFVGDLVLRGHPAQGTALRVGLSLENLHEHTLELFGHALLPDAAAVAATFTGREALLDLDADGTLRAVSFQEEDPSLFKNTVQTLAGELQWVLRDGATWQVEELTSRGTALTEYARLDEGALPARILKRRLAYPEPRGMGTGSGAVEVDSRFEMTLDADGVLERLSGEERVLRRPTGGGEPTATSHIQLRLEPGKRDRFVVAQASAAPAAPLQKLAPGELVTDAHARERMLEQQVDGLTPERFFELMEKYANGGTFPEHNHFLLQATGLLEQQPELCARLADFFQQSTLKPRGRALVLDLLAGTGTPEAQTALVRALSSPQALAEPGYGMLLSRLSLLTSPTPDTVRFIERTHRTARDDTRVATAYALGATAGALYRQQQDAESLAAVQQLGAELRAARTPEDKAHLLLALGNAGLEEQVDVIAHYAQDADAQVRRASARALRKIQTPQAMRTLLSMTEDTDAPVQSSALTALGRRDLDESALRQLRDLALSGRVPVENHHTLVTVVEPYLQRAPEVRQLLQHLLTQDVPDAQLHTRIRGLLGT; translated from the coding sequence ATGAACGCACGCAAGGTCATCACTGGCGGTGCACTGCTGGCACTGCTGCTCCTGGGAGCCGCCTGGCTCTTCCACACCCAGGCCCCCGTCACCGGGGCGCCTCCAGCGGCGACGCCCCTCCGCGTCCACTTCCCCGTGGGGGAGCGCCGGACGTACCGCATGGACTACACGGCCCGGACCGAGGTGCGCCTCGCCGGGTCGCAACAGAAACCCACCGCCATGGGGGGCCGGGCCCACTTCGTTGGAGACCTGGTCCTCCGCGGCCACCCCGCGCAGGGCACCGCCCTGCGCGTGGGGCTGAGCCTGGAGAACCTCCACGAGCACACGCTCGAGCTGTTTGGCCACGCGCTGCTGCCAGACGCCGCGGCCGTCGCGGCCACCTTCACCGGCCGCGAGGCCCTGCTGGACCTGGACGCCGACGGCACCCTGCGCGCCGTCTCCTTCCAGGAGGAAGACCCCTCCCTCTTCAAGAACACCGTGCAGACGCTGGCCGGCGAGCTCCAGTGGGTGCTGCGCGACGGCGCCACCTGGCAGGTGGAGGAGCTGACGTCGCGAGGCACGGCCCTCACGGAGTACGCGCGGCTGGACGAAGGCGCCCTGCCCGCGCGCATCCTCAAGCGGCGCCTGGCCTACCCGGAGCCCCGCGGCATGGGCACGGGCAGCGGCGCCGTGGAGGTGGACTCGCGCTTCGAGATGACGCTGGACGCGGACGGCGTCCTGGAGCGGCTCTCCGGTGAAGAGCGGGTGCTCCGCCGCCCGACCGGTGGCGGCGAACCCACCGCCACCTCGCACATCCAGCTCCGCCTGGAGCCCGGCAAGCGGGACCGGTTCGTGGTGGCGCAGGCCTCCGCCGCGCCCGCCGCGCCGCTCCAAAAGCTCGCGCCGGGCGAACTGGTGACGGACGCCCACGCGCGGGAGCGGATGCTGGAGCAGCAGGTGGATGGGCTCACCCCGGAGCGCTTCTTCGAGCTGATGGAGAAGTACGCCAACGGCGGCACCTTCCCGGAACACAACCACTTCCTCCTCCAAGCCACGGGCCTGCTAGAGCAGCAGCCCGAGCTGTGTGCGCGGCTGGCCGACTTCTTCCAGCAGTCCACCCTGAAGCCGCGGGGCCGGGCGCTGGTGCTGGACCTGCTGGCGGGCACGGGCACGCCGGAGGCGCAGACGGCGCTGGTGCGCGCCCTGTCCAGCCCCCAGGCGCTGGCCGAGCCCGGCTACGGCATGTTGCTCAGCCGCCTGTCGCTGCTGACCAGCCCCACCCCCGACACGGTGCGCTTCATCGAACGCACCCACCGCACGGCCCGTGACGACACCCGCGTGGCCACCGCCTACGCCCTGGGCGCCACCGCCGGCGCCCTCTACCGGCAGCAGCAGGACGCGGAGTCCCTGGCCGCCGTCCAGCAGCTCGGGGCCGAGCTGCGCGCCGCGCGCACGCCCGAGGACAAGGCCCACCTGCTGCTCGCGCTGGGCAACGCGGGCCTGGAGGAGCAGGTGGACGTCATCGCCCACTACGCCCAGGACGCGGACGCACAGGTGCGCCGGGCCTCGGCCCGCGCGCTGCGGAAGATTCAGACGCCCCAGGCCATGCGCACGCTCCTCTCCATGACCGAGGACACCGACGCGCCCGTGCAGTCCTCCGCGCTGACGGCGCTGGGCCGCCGGGACCTGGACGAATCGGCCCTGCGCCAACTGCGCGACCTGGCCCTCTCCGGCCGCGTGCCCGTGGAAAACCACCACACCCTGGTGACGGTGGTGGAGCCCTACCTCCAGCGAGCACCCGAGGTGCGCCAGCTCCTCCAGCACCTGCTCACCCAGGACGTGCCTGACGCCCAGCTCCACACGCGCATCCGAGGCCTGCTCGGGACGTGA
- the rpmH gene encoding 50S ribosomal protein L34, translating into MSKRTYQPSKVRRNRAHGFRKRNATKGGRDVLKRRRAKGRKRLVVSAPKK; encoded by the coding sequence GTGTCCAAGCGCACGTACCAGCCGTCGAAGGTCCGCCGCAATCGCGCCCACGGGTTCCGCAAGCGGAACGCCACGAAGGGCGGCCGGGATGTCCTCAAGCGCCGTCGTGCGAAGGGTCGCAAGCGGCTCGTCGTGTCCGCTCCCAAGAAGTAA
- the rnpA gene encoding ribonuclease P protein component — protein sequence MRAEGATPGQSRPADQRFPKALRLLQRREFLEVQEGGQKVPSDCLLALVKRNSRPYSRVGLTVSSKVGNAVVRARLRRVLRELFRKRRMQWPSGLDVVLVARSSAKDASFPALSRAFDGVTRKLQRLPRAAETKPKEPPR from the coding sequence GTGAGGGCCGAGGGTGCGACGCCGGGCCAGTCCCGCCCGGCAGACCAGCGCTTCCCCAAGGCCCTGCGCCTGCTTCAACGGCGCGAGTTCCTCGAGGTCCAGGAAGGCGGGCAGAAAGTCCCTTCGGACTGCCTCCTGGCCCTCGTGAAGCGCAATAGCCGACCGTACTCACGTGTTGGCCTGACCGTGTCGAGCAAGGTGGGCAACGCCGTCGTCCGAGCGCGCTTGAGGCGCGTCTTGCGGGAGCTTTTTCGGAAGCGCCGCATGCAATGGCCGTCAGGCCTGGACGTCGTCCTGGTGGCACGCTCCTCCGCGAAGGATGCTTCCTTTCCGGCGTTGTCGCGTGCCTTTGACGGTGTCACCCGTAAGCTGCAGCGACTGCCCCGCGCCGCGGAGACGAAGCCGAAGGAGCCGCCCAGATGA
- the yidD gene encoding membrane protein insertion efficiency factor YidD: MSPLAFVISLPIRFYRKFLGPLLPKVCRFHPSCSTYAMEALEKHGGLKGSWLTLWRLVRCQPFHPGGIDPVP; the protein is encoded by the coding sequence ATGAGCCCCCTGGCCTTCGTCATCTCGCTGCCCATCCGCTTCTACCGGAAGTTCCTCGGACCGCTGCTCCCCAAGGTGTGCCGGTTCCATCCCTCCTGCTCCACGTACGCCATGGAGGCGCTGGAGAAGCACGGCGGCCTCAAGGGGTCGTGGCTCACTCTCTGGCGGCTCGTGCGCTGCCAGCCCTTCCACCCCGGCGGTATCGACCCGGTGCCGTGA
- the yidC gene encoding membrane protein insertase YidC yields MNDPLSPQSNDSQKRLLAALALSFAATAVYTFFFAPTPPPPGSEIPDAGVVATAPADAGTPPAVQPPEGGTGTGATAEAPPPPARKVELQRDEATYAFSSEGAGLTAAVLKGAKMREQQELTVTQGFQKLFGKEIPPAPQMDLARPTPGQPLPLAVSITGASPLPADLNYTLDEGAPGNADGVTFTGRRGPWEVVKTVKWPMDGFELSYTLQVRNTSGQPQSGELQVHHNRAIDPNFEHAPSFFGGVGNLSRSACWVGDKLQKMSPGDDHPDAEDTRGQIQFFGIDQQYFLSALYPLEGPRAGSCSFEATPTLRKVTASFPITAAPGETVTLRFGGYFGPKDTDLLAQVPGASLRAATGQTDATFHPPLAETVDFGIWAVICKVLLWVMKFFYGVTGNWGVAIILLTVVVKLVLLPLTYRSMVSMEEVKKLQPRMEEIRKKHADNREQQNLEIMKLYQEAKVNPLGGCLPLLIQMPVWIALFTALRNSFDIYGEPFIGPIWRDLTYKDPTYLLPLALGVSMVITQKMQPQMMDATQAKIMTWFLPIIFTLTLLQYPAGLSLYIFTNNILSIAQQYGLRKWLDRNKPQTGGGTPAVAGAGGRRK; encoded by the coding sequence ATGAACGATCCGCTCTCGCCCCAGTCGAACGATTCGCAGAAGCGACTGCTGGCGGCCCTGGCCCTCTCGTTCGCGGCCACTGCCGTCTACACCTTCTTCTTCGCGCCCACTCCGCCTCCGCCCGGCTCGGAAATCCCCGACGCGGGCGTGGTGGCCACGGCGCCCGCCGATGCCGGCACTCCCCCGGCCGTCCAGCCTCCCGAAGGCGGTACCGGGACGGGCGCCACCGCGGAGGCCCCGCCGCCTCCGGCGCGCAAGGTGGAGCTGCAGCGCGACGAGGCCACCTACGCCTTCTCCTCCGAGGGCGCCGGCCTCACCGCCGCCGTGCTCAAGGGCGCGAAGATGCGGGAGCAGCAGGAGCTCACCGTCACCCAGGGCTTCCAGAAGCTGTTCGGCAAGGAGATTCCCCCCGCGCCGCAGATGGACCTGGCGCGCCCCACCCCGGGCCAGCCGTTGCCCCTGGCCGTGTCCATCACCGGCGCCAGCCCGCTGCCCGCGGACCTGAACTACACCCTGGATGAAGGCGCCCCCGGCAACGCGGACGGCGTCACCTTCACCGGCCGCCGCGGACCGTGGGAGGTCGTGAAGACGGTCAAGTGGCCCATGGACGGGTTCGAGCTGAGCTACACCCTCCAGGTGCGCAACACCTCCGGCCAGCCGCAGAGCGGCGAGCTGCAGGTGCACCACAACCGCGCCATCGACCCCAACTTCGAGCACGCGCCGTCCTTCTTCGGCGGCGTGGGCAACCTGAGCCGCTCCGCCTGCTGGGTGGGTGACAAGCTCCAGAAGATGAGCCCGGGCGACGACCACCCGGACGCCGAGGACACCCGCGGCCAGATTCAGTTCTTCGGCATCGACCAGCAGTACTTCCTGTCCGCGCTCTACCCGCTGGAAGGGCCGCGCGCCGGCTCGTGCTCCTTCGAGGCCACGCCCACCCTGCGCAAGGTGACGGCGTCCTTCCCGATTACGGCCGCGCCGGGCGAGACGGTGACGCTGCGCTTCGGCGGTTACTTCGGCCCCAAGGATACGGACCTGCTGGCCCAGGTGCCCGGTGCCTCGCTGCGCGCGGCCACCGGCCAGACGGACGCGACGTTCCACCCGCCGCTGGCGGAGACGGTGGACTTCGGCATCTGGGCCGTCATCTGCAAGGTCCTGCTGTGGGTCATGAAGTTCTTCTACGGCGTCACCGGCAACTGGGGCGTGGCCATCATCCTGCTCACGGTGGTGGTGAAGCTCGTCCTGCTGCCCCTCACCTACCGCTCCATGGTCAGCATGGAAGAGGTGAAGAAGCTCCAGCCGCGCATGGAGGAGATCCGCAAGAAGCACGCGGACAACCGCGAGCAGCAGAACCTCGAAATCATGAAGCTGTACCAGGAGGCCAAGGTGAACCCGCTGGGCGGGTGTCTCCCCCTCCTCATCCAGATGCCGGTGTGGATTGCCCTGTTCACCGCGCTGCGCAACAGCTTCGACATCTACGGCGAGCCCTTCATCGGGCCCATCTGGCGTGACCTGACCTACAAGGACCCCACGTACCTGTTGCCGCTGGCACTGGGCGTGTCCATGGTCATCACCCAGAAGATGCAGCCGCAGATGATGGATGCGACCCAGGCGAAGATCATGACCTGGTTCCTGCCCATCATCTTCACGCTGACGCTGCTCCAGTACCCGGCCGGCCTGTCGCTCTACATCTTCACGAACAACATCCTCTCCATCGCGCAGCAGTACGGCCTGCGGAAGTGGCTGGACCGGAACAAGCCCCAGACGGGCGGTGGGACGCCGGCGGTGGCCGGTGCGGGAGGCAGACGCAAGTGA
- the mnmE gene encoding tRNA uridine-5-carboxymethylaminomethyl(34) synthesis GTPase MnmE: protein MTSSSMTIAALATAPAAGAVGILRLSGPEALDVGRLLAPGVPAQPTPRHAYLASFVDAEGRSLDEGLFLYFRGPQSFTGEDVVELQAHGSPRLLRLLLTRALEDARVRHAAPGEFTRRAFLNGRLDLTRAEAVADLVAADSEAAVRAAAAGLSGALASRVQALEEPLRALHADMEGVLSFPDEAEGADEDVGERVTALRAQAETLLAEVGRGRLVRRGARVALFGPVNAGKSTLFNRLVGEARALVDDEPGTTRDALEARVEWDGLAVTLFDTAGLRETPGRVEALGIARTRALLTGVDLAVLVLPPGVTQAEVEAWTRDVGGTPVLVVDGKCDVAEVSSSPRQRVSGLTGEGVDALRDDMLGRLWGGGTPSAVALVSERHADALRRASEALGRAESASRVSTLEVVSGEVGLALEALGEVSGTVVSEALLDAIFQRFCIGK, encoded by the coding sequence ATGACGTCTTCTTCCATGACCATCGCGGCCCTGGCGACCGCACCTGCCGCGGGCGCCGTGGGCATCCTCCGGCTGTCGGGCCCGGAGGCCCTGGATGTGGGCCGGCTGCTGGCCCCGGGTGTGCCCGCGCAGCCCACGCCGCGCCATGCGTACCTCGCGTCCTTCGTGGATGCGGAGGGTCGCTCGCTCGATGAGGGCCTGTTCCTCTACTTCCGCGGGCCTCAGTCCTTCACGGGCGAGGACGTGGTGGAGCTTCAGGCCCACGGCAGTCCGCGGCTGCTGCGGCTGCTCCTGACGCGGGCGCTGGAGGACGCGCGCGTGCGCCACGCCGCGCCCGGTGAGTTCACCCGCCGGGCCTTCCTCAACGGGCGGTTGGACCTGACGCGCGCGGAGGCGGTGGCGGACCTGGTGGCAGCGGACTCGGAGGCCGCGGTGCGTGCCGCGGCTGCGGGGCTCTCCGGCGCGCTCGCCTCGCGCGTGCAGGCCCTGGAGGAGCCGCTGCGCGCGCTGCATGCGGACATGGAGGGCGTGCTCAGCTTCCCTGACGAGGCGGAAGGCGCGGACGAGGACGTGGGCGAGCGTGTCACCGCGCTGCGTGCCCAGGCGGAGACGCTGCTGGCCGAGGTGGGCCGGGGCCGGCTGGTGCGCAGGGGTGCTCGCGTGGCGCTGTTCGGTCCCGTCAACGCGGGCAAGTCCACGCTGTTCAACCGGCTGGTGGGCGAGGCCCGCGCGCTGGTGGATGACGAGCCTGGCACCACGCGGGATGCCTTGGAGGCCCGGGTTGAGTGGGACGGGCTGGCGGTGACGCTCTTCGACACCGCGGGGCTTCGGGAGACGCCGGGACGTGTCGAGGCGCTGGGCATCGCGCGAACGCGGGCGTTGCTCACGGGCGTGGACCTGGCGGTGCTCGTGCTTCCGCCGGGTGTCACACAGGCGGAGGTGGAGGCTTGGACGCGTGACGTGGGAGGCACGCCCGTGCTGGTGGTGGACGGGAAGTGTGATGTGGCCGAGGTATCCAGCTCGCCGCGCCAGCGTGTGAGTGGCCTCACGGGTGAAGGTGTGGACGCGCTTCGCGACGACATGCTCGGGCGGCTGTGGGGCGGTGGCACGCCCTCGGCGGTGGCCCTGGTTTCCGAGCGTCACGCCGATGCCTTGCGTCGCGCGTCCGAGGCGCTGGGCCGCGCGGAGAGTGCCTCGCGCGTGTCCACCCTGGAAGTCGTCTCCGGTGAAGTGGGGCTCGCGCTGGAGGCGCTCGGCGAAGTGTCCGGTACCGTCGTTTCGGAGGCCTTGCTGGACGCAATCTTCCAGCGCTTCTGCATCGGGAAATGA
- a CDS encoding Uma2 family endonuclease has protein sequence MSDGSIECPPQPVILGGAVIEGIIPLANHSMLSALPSGWVGEILDEELVASPRPTAAQTRAAFMLGVELGEQLDKRRGGSGRWCFLRAPELHLGHDMLVPDMAGWRRERVDVPFEPDVPFLTLVPDWVCEVLTPSTAALDRARKLPLYARAGVSHVWLVDPAARTLEVYQRVKRGWLLTGSYEDDALVRADPFPSSTLELGSLWLPEGAEKPSLLVAVP, from the coding sequence GTGTCAGACGGCTCCATAGAATGCCCGCCTCAACCGGTGATTCTCGGAGGCGCTGTGATTGAAGGCATCATCCCCCTGGCGAACCATTCGATGCTCTCGGCCCTGCCCTCGGGCTGGGTGGGGGAGATTCTGGACGAGGAGCTGGTCGCCTCGCCTCGTCCCACTGCCGCGCAGACGCGCGCGGCCTTCATGTTGGGCGTGGAGCTGGGTGAGCAGCTCGACAAGCGCCGTGGCGGCAGTGGCCGCTGGTGCTTCCTGCGTGCGCCCGAGCTGCACCTCGGTCACGACATGCTCGTGCCGGACATGGCCGGCTGGCGCCGCGAGCGCGTGGACGTCCCCTTCGAGCCGGACGTCCCCTTCCTCACGCTGGTGCCAGACTGGGTCTGCGAGGTGCTGACGCCCTCCACCGCCGCGTTGGACCGCGCGCGCAAGCTGCCGCTCTACGCGCGCGCGGGCGTGTCGCACGTGTGGCTGGTGGACCCCGCCGCGCGCACGCTGGAGGTGTACCAGCGCGTCAAGCGGGGCTGGCTGCTGACGGGGAGCTACGAGGATGACGCGCTGGTGCGGGCCGACCCCTTCCCGTCCTCGACACTGGAGCTGGGCTCGCTGTGGCTGCCCGAGGGCGCCGAGAAGCCCTCTCTGCTGGTGGCTGTTCCGTGA
- a CDS encoding DoxX family protein has translation MNIVFWILQAVLALLFLAGGSYKAFSFQQLASQFSEVPLGAWRALGFLEMAGGVLLIIPAAFKWMPSLTAHAAAVLTFETFALAVLYARHSTKLTPENPMLWSLVMGVLLAFVTYGRYVLKPVVAAAA, from the coding sequence ATGAACATCGTCTTCTGGATTCTTCAGGCCGTCCTCGCACTGCTGTTTCTCGCAGGCGGGTCGTACAAGGCATTCTCTTTCCAGCAGCTCGCGAGCCAGTTCAGCGAGGTCCCCCTCGGAGCATGGCGGGCACTCGGCTTCCTTGAGATGGCCGGTGGCGTGCTGCTCATCATCCCGGCGGCGTTCAAGTGGATGCCCAGCCTCACCGCGCACGCGGCCGCGGTGCTCACGTTCGAGACGTTCGCGCTCGCCGTGCTGTACGCGCGTCATTCGACGAAGCTGACGCCCGAGAACCCGATGCTCTGGTCGCTCGTGATGGGTGTGCTGCTCGCCTTCGTGACGTACGGCCGCTACGTCCTCAAGCCGGTGGTGGCAGCCGCCGCGTGA